In Desulfonatronovibrio magnus, the sequence TAACGCGTCCTCAGCAAGAAAACCAAAATTTCTTGCAACAGGAGAGTATTGTCTCTTGACAGAGGGCCTTTTAATGGGAGTTAAACACAGCTCCGCTGTAGCCCAAAGGGCTGTTTAACCGGGTGAATACCGGCATCTGTACCTGAAACGGTCAGTCCTGGATATTTTATACCCTTTCTTCCTGGCCTTTTCCACGATCTTTTTGTCCATTACCTTGCCTTTCCCGGCATCCACACTTTGTGTAGTGTAGGGATTAGTTGAGTGCTGCTTTGTTTACCAATTCTGTGAATTCATCCAGGGATTCTGTCCTGATGATCTTTCTGGCTAAAACTCGGAGATTATCTATGGACTGAATAGATCTGATTTTGACTGAAAGCATGCCGGGTAGTGGGCCGTAGAGCTCTGATGCCTGGTCTATCAGGGTTTCTTGGGCGTTTTCTAGTTTGCCCTTAACCAGACCTTCCTCTCTCCCAATAATAACCCCTTCATGCTTGCCCTGCCTAAGCCACTGGTCAGCCAAAGTTTCCATTATCTTCTCACCTCCCTCTGGAAGTAAATCCAGAGCTTTTTTGTAGTCTTCCTGGTTTAGATAGCCGGAGCTCTTAACCAGGTATCTAAAGAAAATATCAATGTATTCCAGGGCAGTTCTTTGCCCCAGAGATTCTAACAAACCAAGAACCAGCCGGGGTGGCAACTCCTTGATATTCGGGTCGTTCTGCATTTTTATTATTTCAACATAGAACTTGAGCAGGATCTTTTCCTGAACTTTTGCCTCATCAATACCACGAACATTGAAAAAGGCAAAGGAAAAGTCCGGGATATAGACCTTAAAGAATTCGGAAGGCATTTCCACCAGGTCATGGAAGGAAGAGCACATATTTCGGTCATCCTCCTGGCCCTGGTAGATGACTATGGGAATAATCGGCGGGAGCTTGCCATCCACAAGCATATGCTGTTCCTGGAGTTCCAGCCACTGAAGGGCCATGTACTTGAGTATCTGCACCCCTGTCAGAGGGTCAGGAGAACTTTTGTGCTCAAATAACAGATAAAT encodes:
- a CDS encoding Rpn family recombination-promoting nuclease/putative transposase is translated as MFLKIFKNLDNARHFLKGHISQEILKRFDLDTLRLEPTTYVDKKLKKHYSDLVFSVQLVGYKNQFARIYLLFEHKSSPDPLTGVQILKYMALQWLELQEQHMLVDGKLPPIIPIVIYQGQEDDRNMCSSFHDLVEMPSEFFKVYIPDFSFAFFNVRGIDEAKVQEKILLKFYVEIIKMQNDPNIKELPPRLVLGLLESLGQRTALEYIDIFFRYLVKSSGYLNQEDYKKALDLLPEGGEKIMETLADQWLRQGKHEGVIIGREEGLVKGKLENAQETLIDQASELYGPLPGMLSVKIRSIQSIDNLRVLARKIIRTESLDEFTELVNKAALN